One stretch of Bradyrhizobium canariense DNA includes these proteins:
- a CDS encoding ArsR/SmtB family transcription factor, whose protein sequence is MVKYSEHGLDRTFAALADPTRRALLARLGKQDGISVSELAQPFAMSLPAIMKHLDVLSDAGLIARAKTGRIVSCRLTARPMEQAMNWLNGYQRFWSESLDRLAAFVEGDQWPSNPALPATPPDRASPSHVGSMPRRQKSTRRGPTRKK, encoded by the coding sequence ATGGTTAAGTATAGCGAACATGGTCTGGACCGGACCTTTGCCGCCCTCGCGGACCCAACGCGGCGGGCACTGCTGGCGCGTCTTGGCAAACAAGACGGCATCTCGGTGAGCGAACTGGCGCAGCCATTCGCGATGTCGCTGCCGGCGATCATGAAGCATCTCGATGTGCTGTCGGACGCGGGCCTGATCGCGCGCGCCAAAACCGGTCGCATCGTGTCATGCCGATTGACCGCCCGGCCGATGGAGCAGGCGATGAACTGGCTGAATGGCTACCAGCGCTTCTGGTCCGAAAGCCTCGACCGCCTTGCTGCTTTTGTGGAGGGAGATCAATGGCCATCAAATCCAGCGCTGCCCGCGACGCCGCCAGACCGAGCCTCACCCTCACACGTCGGCTCAATGCCGCGCCGGCAAAAGTCTACGCGGCGTGGACCGACCCGGAAAAAATAG